From a single Lolium rigidum isolate FL_2022 chromosome 7, APGP_CSIRO_Lrig_0.1, whole genome shotgun sequence genomic region:
- the LOC124669193 gene encoding elongation factor G-2, chloroplastic, giving the protein MAAEAVPRAAAPARRPSVAAAASASRLLLGQRPFLAPSAPRFAAGRAAVAGPAAGLRPCTRRPRLSVVAMAGNDRQVPLEDYRNIGIMAHIDAGKTTTTERILYYTGRNYKIGEVHEGTATMDWMEQEQERGITITSAATTAVWDKHRINIIDTPGHVDFTLEVERALRVLDGAICLFDSVAGVEPQSETVWRQADKYGVPRICFVNKMDRLGANFYRTRDMIVANLGANPLVIQLPIGSEDNFQGVVDLVRMKAIVWTGEELGAQFSYEDIPADLEEMAQEYRVRMIETIVELDDEAMEGYLEGNEPDEETVKKLIRKGTIGASFVPILCGSAFKNKGVQPLLDAVVDYLPSPLDLPPMKGTDPEDPELVLERLPSDDEPFSGLAFKIMTDPYVGSLTFVRIYSGKLAAGSYVLNANKDRKERIGRLLEMHANSKEDITVAVTGDIVALAGLKDTITGETLCDPDNLVVLERMEFPDPVIKVAIEPKTKADADKMANGLIKLAQEDPSFHFSRDDETNQTVIEGMGELHLDIIVDRLKREFKVEANVGAPQVNYRESISKIAETHYVHKKQSGGSGQFADIIVRFEPMEAGTGYEFKSEIKGGAVPKEYIPGVMKGIEESLPNGVLAGYPVVDLRAVLVDGSYHDVDSSVLAFQIAARGAFREGLRKAGPRLLEPVMRVEVITPEEHLGDVIGDLNSRRGQVNSFGDKPGGLKVVDAFVPLAEMFQYVSTLRGMSKGRASYTMQLAKFDVVPQHIQNQLSAAKQEEAAA; this is encoded by the exons ATGGCCGCCGAGGCAGTCCCGCGGGCCGCCGCGCCGGCGCGCCGGccgtccgtcgccgccgccgcttccgcctcgcgcctcctcctcggccagcGCCCCTTCCTCGCGCCGTCCGCGCCCCGCTTCGCCGCCGGGCGCGCCGCGGTGGCCGGCCCGGCCGCCGGGCTCCGCCCGTGCACGCGCAGGCCGCGCCTCTCGGTCGTCGCCATGGCCGGCAATG ATCGCCAGGTACCTTTGGAGGATTACCGCAATATTGGTATTATGGCCCATATTGATGCTGGGAAAACAACAACTACAGAGCGCATTCTTTATTACACTGGAAGGAACTACAAAATTGGTGAGGTTCACGAGGGAACAGCTACTATGGACTGGATGGAGCAAGAACAGGAGAGAGGAATAACCattacatctgcagcaaccactgCTGTCTGGGACAAACACAGAATCAACATCATTGACACTCCTGGGCACGTCGACTTCACTCTTGAGGTTGAACGTGCTCTCAGGGTGCTGGATGGTGCTATATGTCTCTTTGACAGTGTTGCTGGGGTGGAACCACAATCTGAAACTGTGTGGCGCCAAGCAGATAAGTATGGAGTTCCACGGATATGTTTCGTGAACAAAATGGATCGCCTTGGAGCTAACTTTTATAGAACTAGGGACATGATAGTGGCAAACTTGGGTGCAAATCCTTTGGTGATACAGTTGCCGATAGGCTCAGAGGACAATTTCCAAGGAGTTGTTGATCTAGTCAGAATGAAGGCTATTGTATGGACAGGAGAGGAACTTGGTGCACAATTTTCATACGAAGACATACCTGCTGATCTCGAAGAAATGGCTCAAGAATACAGAGTGCGCATGATAGAAACTATTGTTGAATTGGATGATGAAGCTATGGAGGGCTATCTGGAAGGAAATGAACCAGACGAGGAAACTGTGAAGAAATTAATCAGAAAAGGAACAATAGGTGCCAGCTTTGTCCCCATTTTATGTGGTTCAGCATTCAAAAACAAGGGTGTTCAGCCATTGCTTGATGCTGTTGTTGATTACTTGCCATCGCCACTTGACCTGCCACCAATGAAAGGCACTGACCCAGAAGACCCTGAATTGGTTCTTGAAAGACTTCCTAGTGATGATGAGCCATTTTCTGGGTTAGCTTTCAAGATCATGACTGATCCATATGTGGGGTCATTAACATTTGTCCGGATATACTCAGGGAAGCTGGCTGCTGGTTCATACGTTCTCAATGCAAACAAAGATAGGAAGGAGAGAATCGGCAGGCTTCTGGAGATGCATGCAAACAGTAAGGAGGATATAACAGTTGCTGTGACAGGTGACATAGTAGCCCTTGCTGGTCTGAAAGATACAATTACTGGTGAAACACTATGTGACCCAGATAACCTTGTAGTGCTTGAACGCATGGAATTCCCTGATCCTGTCATTAAGGTTGCTATTGAACCAAAGACCAAAGCTGATGCTGACAAAATGGCAAATGGATTAATAAAGCTTGCTCAGGAAGATCCATCATTCCACTTCTCTAGGGACGACGAAACCAACCAGACAGTTATTGAAGGGATGGGAGAATTACACCTTGACATCATTGTGGACAGATTAAAGAGAGAGTTCAAG GTTGAGGCAAATGTTGGAGCTCCACAAGTCAACTACCGTGAAAGTATTTCCAAAATTGCAGAGACTCATTATGTCCACAAAAAGCAGTCTGGTGGATCAGGGCAGTTTGCAGATATTATTGTGCGGTTTGAGCCTATGGAAGCTGGAACTGGGTATGAATTCAAGAGTGAAATAAAGGGAGGGGCAGTGCCAAAAGAATACATACCAGGCGTGATGAAGGGAATTGAAGAAAGCTTACCCAACGGTGTTCTTGCTGGTTACCCAGTTGTGGATTTACGAGCGGTGCTGGTTGATGGATCCTACCATGATGTTGATTCAAGTGTCCTTGCATTCCAAATTGCAGCCCGGGGGGCCTTCCGTGAAGGATTGAGGAAAGCTGGCCCGCGACTCCTGGAACCTGTAATGAGGGTTGAAGTGATTACCCCTGAGGAGCATTTGGGTGATGTTATTGGTGATTTGAACTCTAGAAGAGGACAAGTTAACAGCTTCGGGGACAAGCCTGGTGGACTGAAG GTGGTTGATGCATTTGTGCCGCTTGCCGAGATGTTCCAGTATGTAAGCACTCTGAGGGGAATGTCCAAGGGGCGTGCTTCGTACACGATGCAGCTCGCCAAGTTTGACGTCGTCCCACAGCATATCCAGAACCAGCTGTCTGCGGCAAAACAAGAGGAGGCTGCTGCTTAA
- the LOC124670200 gene encoding vacuolar iron transporter homolog 2-like yields MARAQWLRAAVLGANDGLVSVASLMIGVSAANSAEKTMLVSGLAGLVAGACSMAIGEYVSVYAQYDIEVSQAKRDDDSPGAKNLPSPARAALASALAFAVGALVPLLAGGFVKPWGARVGAVCAATTVGLAGFGAAGGYLGGASMARSGFRVLAGGWLAMAVTYGVLWLFVKVFHIQVSSLA; encoded by the coding sequence ATGGCCCGCGCGCAGTGGCTCCGGGCCGCGGTCCTGGGCGCCAACGACGGGCTCGTCTCGGTAGCGTCCCTCATGATCGGCGTCAGCGCCGCCAACTCCGCCGAGAAGACGATGCTCGTGTCGGGGCTGGCCGGGCTGGTGGCGGGCGCCTGCAGCATGGCGATCGGCGAGTACGTCTCCGTGTACGCGCAGTACGACATCGAGGTGTCCCAGGCCAAgcgcgacgacgacagccccggcGCCAAGAACCTGCCGAGCCCGGCGCGGGCGGCGCTCGCGTCGGCGCTGGCGTTCGCGGTGGGCGCGCTGGTGCCGCTGCTGGCGGGCGGGTTCGTGAAGCCGTGGGGCGCCAGGGTTGGGGCGGTCTGCGCGGCGACCACCGTGGGGCTGGCGGGGTTCGGGGCCGCCGGCGGGTACCTGGGCGGCGCGAGCATGGCGAGGTCGGGGTTCAGGGTGCTCGCCGGCGGCTGGCTCGCCATGGCCGTCACGTACGGCGTGCTCTGGCTCTTCGTCAAGGTGTTCCACATCCAGGTCTCGTCGCTGGCCTGA